A window from Streptomyces sp. NBC_00271 encodes these proteins:
- a CDS encoding sortase: MTVLSPPPPADAPPVPAPAPEPRSAAGPPRAERPGFAFAGAALCVLAALLLGFAANLTIVGHLQHARDQQTAYDEFRRQLALGTAPVGQRGYDGKMLEPGAPVALLRIPALGLKEVVGEGTTSGVLMSGPGHRRDTPLPGQAGTSVLMGRQWGYGSPFNDLHQLPLGTEIRLTTGQGTATYKVSSIRRKGDPLPPTLKEGQGRLTLITADGAPYTPSGTLRVDATLASAVQPAPPRPLTLGWIDESEQALGTENAAWLSVFLWSQGLLGAALLTMAAYRVWGRWQTWIVCVPVLTALGLAVSGAATRLLPNLL, from the coding sequence GTGACCGTGTTGTCCCCGCCCCCGCCGGCCGACGCGCCGCCGGTGCCGGCGCCCGCACCCGAGCCCAGGTCCGCCGCGGGGCCGCCGCGGGCCGAGCGCCCCGGCTTCGCGTTCGCCGGGGCCGCGCTGTGCGTGCTCGCCGCGCTGCTGCTCGGCTTCGCCGCCAACCTCACCATCGTCGGCCACCTCCAGCACGCGCGTGACCAGCAGACCGCGTACGACGAGTTCCGCCGTCAACTCGCCCTCGGAACGGCACCGGTGGGCCAGCGGGGTTACGACGGCAAGATGCTGGAGCCCGGCGCGCCCGTCGCCCTGCTGCGCATCCCGGCGCTGGGCCTGAAGGAGGTCGTGGGGGAGGGCACCACCTCCGGGGTGCTGATGTCCGGCCCCGGCCACCGCCGGGACACCCCGCTGCCGGGACAGGCCGGCACCAGCGTGCTCATGGGCCGTCAGTGGGGGTACGGCAGCCCGTTCAACGACCTGCACCAACTGCCCCTCGGCACCGAGATCCGGCTGACGACCGGTCAGGGCACCGCCACCTACAAGGTCTCCTCCATCCGCCGCAAGGGCGACCCACTGCCGCCCACGCTCAAGGAGGGCCAGGGCCGGCTCACGCTCATCACCGCCGACGGCGCGCCCTACACCCCCTCCGGCACCCTCCGCGTGGACGCGACCCTGGCGAGTGCCGTACAGCCCGCGCCGCCCCGCCCGCTGACGCTCGGCTGGATCGACGAGTCGGAGCAGGCCCTGGGCACGGAGAACGCCGCCTGGCTCTCGGTCTTCCTCTGGTCGCAGGGGCTGCTCGGCGCGGCCCTGCTCACCATGGCCGCGTACCGCGTGTGGGGCCGCTGGCAGACCTGGATCGTCTGCGTGCCCGTGCTGACCGCCCTCGGCCTCGCCGTCTCCGGCGCCGCCACCCGCCTGCTGCCCAACCTGCTCTGA
- a CDS encoding phosphate ABC transporter ATP-binding protein translates to MRSTKASRPAVSGAGPGESNPATLEADSISAWFADHKVLEHVSLTMPARKVTALIGPSGCGKSTFLRILNRMHELIGSASLAGRVLLDGEDIYDRGRRITHARRQIGMVFQKPNPFPAMSIYDNVTAGLKLGGIKAGRENKDWLVEECLTKAGLWKEVRDRLRQPGGALSGGQQQRLCIARSLAVRPRVLLMDEPCSALDPTSTRRIEETIHELSEEVTIVIVTHNMQQAARVSDQCAFFLAEQGTPGAIVEHGTTDAMFNNPQDPRTTDYVNGRFG, encoded by the coding sequence ATGCGGAGCACCAAGGCGAGCAGGCCCGCCGTCTCCGGCGCCGGTCCCGGCGAGAGCAATCCGGCGACCCTGGAGGCCGACTCCATCTCGGCCTGGTTCGCCGACCACAAGGTCCTGGAGCACGTGTCGCTCACCATGCCCGCCCGCAAGGTCACCGCGCTCATCGGCCCGTCCGGCTGCGGCAAGTCCACGTTCCTGCGGATCCTCAACCGCATGCACGAACTGATCGGCTCCGCCTCCCTCGCGGGCCGGGTGCTGCTGGACGGCGAGGACATCTACGACCGTGGCCGCCGCATCACCCACGCCCGCCGCCAGATCGGCATGGTCTTCCAGAAGCCGAACCCCTTCCCGGCGATGTCCATCTACGACAACGTCACCGCAGGACTGAAGCTCGGCGGCATCAAGGCCGGCCGTGAGAACAAGGACTGGCTCGTCGAGGAGTGCCTGACGAAGGCGGGCCTGTGGAAAGAGGTCCGGGACCGGCTCCGGCAGCCCGGCGGCGCGCTCTCCGGCGGCCAGCAGCAGCGTCTGTGCATCGCGCGTTCGCTGGCCGTACGACCGCGGGTCCTGCTCATGGACGAGCCGTGCTCGGCGCTGGACCCGACCTCGACACGGCGCATCGAGGAGACGATCCACGAGCTGTCCGAAGAGGTCACCATCGTGATCGTCACCCACAACATGCAGCAGGCCGCCCGGGTCTCCGACCAGTGCGCGTTCTTCCTCGCCGAGCAGGGCACCCCCGGCGCCATCGTCGAACACGGCACCACGGACGCCATGTTCAACAACCCGCAGGACCCGCGTACGACGGACTACGTGAACGGACGCTTCGGATAG